A genomic stretch from Edaphobacter aggregans includes:
- a CDS encoding c-type cytochrome — translation MLRSTFVFSALLLSALSPQQPAATPAAQSMPADAKTLVNPVKPTPDSQARVKKVYGYDCAMCHGANGNGKGDVVADMKLTLKDYTDPAALKDLSDGEIYYVIKNGKGQMPGEGDRAKPDDLWNMVILVRSFSKK, via the coding sequence ATGCTGCGGTCAACGTTCGTCTTCTCCGCGCTATTGCTCTCGGCCCTTTCGCCACAGCAACCCGCCGCCACCCCCGCCGCGCAGAGCATGCCAGCCGACGCCAAAACCCTCGTCAACCCAGTCAAACCCACGCCCGACTCCCAGGCCCGCGTCAAAAAGGTCTACGGATACGACTGTGCTATGTGTCACGGAGCCAACGGCAACGGCAAAGGAGACGTCGTCGCCGACATGAAGCTCACCCTCAAGGACTACACCGACCCCGCAGCCCTCAAAGACCTCTCCGACGGCGAAATCTACTACGTCATCAAAAACGGCAAGGGCCAGATGCCCGGCGAAGGCGACCGCGCCAAACCCGACGATCTCTGGAACATGGTCATCCTCGTACGTTCCTTCTCCAAAAAGTAA
- a CDS encoding glycosyl hydrolase family 8, whose amino-acid sequence MRMFGLNGPGKMVGGWRWRRGIHCVASALCVVGLACGSGIARAASNDGKGAYKTGKYRNLFAEAGHSQAEIDAKINAAYQQLFHGDGETQAIYFAAGKNANGPLSYVTDWANHDVRTEGMSYGMMIAVQMNKKEEFDALWNWVMTNMYISDPVHPSYGYFSWSCKTDGTAREETPAPDGEEYFAMSLLFAANRWGSGTGIYDYHAEAERLLRAMRHREVKSGQTKFGPRKVGPEVNEEHAMILFVPGVMEHPFSDPSYHLPAFYELWARWGPEEDREFWARAAEVSREYFVKATNPKTGLAPVYANFDGTPHETRFVQSGEFGYDSWRTPSNWSVDWSWWRKDPEEQVLSDRIQGFFASEGMGKYSPVYTLDGKAQGATPKLTPETDAPIGLVGTNAVASLAAKDKVRAREFVDALWNAPVPSGYSRYYDGMLYMMSLLHASGEFRIWGPK is encoded by the coding sequence ATGCGGATGTTTGGTTTGAATGGGCCTGGGAAGATGGTGGGTGGGTGGAGATGGCGTAGAGGAATTCATTGCGTTGCATCGGCTCTGTGCGTTGTTGGGTTGGCGTGCGGCAGTGGCATTGCTCGTGCCGCTTCGAATGATGGGAAGGGTGCGTATAAAACGGGCAAGTATCGCAATCTGTTTGCGGAGGCGGGGCACTCGCAGGCTGAGATTGACGCGAAGATCAATGCGGCTTACCAGCAGCTGTTTCATGGCGATGGGGAGACGCAGGCGATCTACTTTGCAGCGGGGAAGAATGCGAATGGTCCGCTGAGTTATGTGACGGACTGGGCGAATCATGACGTGCGAACCGAGGGGATGTCGTACGGGATGATGATCGCGGTGCAGATGAACAAGAAAGAAGAGTTCGACGCGCTGTGGAATTGGGTGATGACGAATATGTACATCTCGGATCCGGTGCATCCTTCGTATGGATACTTCTCGTGGTCGTGCAAGACGGATGGGACGGCGAGGGAAGAGACGCCTGCTCCGGATGGCGAGGAGTATTTTGCGATGTCGTTGCTGTTTGCAGCGAATCGGTGGGGGAGTGGAACGGGGATCTATGACTATCATGCGGAGGCGGAACGGCTGCTGCGGGCGATGCGGCATCGCGAGGTGAAGAGCGGACAGACGAAGTTTGGGCCGCGCAAGGTTGGTCCTGAGGTGAATGAAGAGCACGCGATGATTCTGTTTGTGCCGGGGGTGATGGAGCATCCGTTCAGCGATCCGTCGTATCATCTGCCGGCGTTTTATGAGCTTTGGGCGCGATGGGGTCCGGAGGAGGATCGCGAGTTCTGGGCGCGGGCTGCGGAGGTGAGCCGGGAGTATTTTGTGAAGGCGACGAATCCGAAGACAGGACTGGCGCCGGTGTATGCGAACTTCGATGGGACTCCGCATGAGACGCGGTTTGTGCAGTCGGGGGAGTTTGGGTATGACTCGTGGCGGACGCCTAGCAACTGGTCGGTGGATTGGTCGTGGTGGCGGAAGGATCCTGAGGAACAGGTGCTGAGCGATCGGATTCAGGGGTTCTTTGCGTCCGAGGGAATGGGGAAGTACAGTCCGGTGTATACGCTGGATGGGAAGGCGCAGGGGGCGACGCCGAAGCTTACGCCGGAGACAGATGCGCCGATTGGGTTGGTGGGGACGAATGCGGTGGCTAGTCTTGCGGCGAAGGATAAGGTGCGGGCGCGGGAGTTTGTGGATGCATTGTGGAATGCTCCGGTGCCTTCTGGGTATAGCCGGTACTACGACGGCATGCTGTACATGATGAGTCTGCTGCATGCCAGCGGGGAGTTTCGGATTTGGGGGCCGAAGTGA
- a CDS encoding YciI family protein — MAQYLVAIHHPDNYDPSVEDEAMSRDIDALNEEMEAAGVRIFAGGLSSASSAKSLRVQPNGEVLTTDGPYLEAKEHVGGFWMLKAADLDEALAWGRKAAVACRAPVEVRAFL; from the coding sequence GTGGCGCAATATTTGGTTGCGATTCACCACCCCGACAACTACGACCCGTCCGTCGAAGACGAAGCAATGAGCCGCGATATCGACGCTCTCAACGAGGAGATGGAGGCGGCTGGTGTCAGGATTTTCGCAGGTGGCCTGTCGTCGGCAAGCAGCGCGAAGTCGCTGCGGGTGCAGCCCAATGGTGAAGTGCTCACCACCGACGGACCATATCTGGAGGCCAAGGAGCACGTGGGCGGTTTTTGGATGCTGAAAGCCGCTGATCTGGACGAGGCGCTGGCCTGGGGACGCAAGGCCGCCGTAGCCTGTCGGGCACCGGTCGAGGTCCGCGCGTTCCTCTAA
- the purN gene encoding phosphoribosylglycinamide formyltransferase, with protein MKKLGILLSGRGSNFLAIHRAITEGRLNAEIAIVLSNIEAAPGLAAARELGLPTLAIPSAGRRRAEHDAEMIAQLHHYDVDLVCLAGYMRIISPAFVAAFPNRILNVHPSLLPAFPGLDAQHQAFNHGAKIAGCTVHFVDEAVDHGVIILQKTVPVLDTDTPEILSARILEQEHIAYPEAIAQVLSTNYTIQNRRFLHKTP; from the coding sequence ATGAAGAAACTAGGCATTCTCCTCTCCGGACGCGGCTCCAACTTCCTCGCCATTCATCGCGCCATCACCGAAGGCCGTCTCAACGCCGAGATCGCCATCGTCCTCTCCAACATCGAAGCCGCACCCGGCCTCGCCGCCGCACGAGAGCTCGGTCTGCCCACTCTCGCCATCCCCTCCGCAGGCCGCAGGCGCGCCGAGCACGACGCCGAGATGATCGCCCAACTCCATCATTACGATGTCGACCTCGTCTGTCTCGCCGGCTACATGCGCATCATCTCACCCGCCTTCGTCGCCGCCTTCCCCAACCGCATCCTCAACGTCCACCCATCGCTGCTCCCGGCCTTCCCCGGCCTCGACGCCCAGCACCAGGCCTTCAACCACGGAGCCAAAATCGCCGGCTGCACCGTCCACTTCGTCGACGAGGCCGTAGACCACGGCGTCATCATCCTACAAAAGACCGTCCCCGTCCTCGACACCGACACCCCCGAAATCCTCTCCGCCCGCATCCTCGAGCAGGAGCACATCGCCTATCCGGAAGCCATAGCCCAAGTCCTAAGCACCAACTACACCATCCAAAACCGCCGCTTTCTCCACAAAACTCCTTGA
- a CDS encoding carboxypeptidase-like regulatory domain-containing protein: MQHHNVPPLRHQTRRIFRCLALCLIFGGLVAHASAQQQPSQNTQLPSAPTPQSASGSIRGTVTDSDGAIIAGARITLTRENLAPSTQDQQTISSTDGSFSFSRIPPGPFTITISAAGFSPRQLSGTLQPGENYEPSVISLPEAATIIDMQITASPQEVAQAQIEGEEKQRVLGIIPNFYVSYVSDPVPLTSKQKFELAWKTLIDPVTFTATGFIAGIEQAQDDFGGYGQGGQGYAKRYAAAYGNAIVGTAIGNAILPAILKQDPRYFYKGTGTTRSRALYAMANSVICKGDNGHWQPNYSGILGGAAAGSISNFYYPSADRNGATLTVENAALGIAGSAIQNLFQEFVVRKLTPHLPDYKTQSEN, encoded by the coding sequence ATGCAACATCACAACGTCCCTCCTCTTCGCCACCAAACCCGGCGAATCTTCAGATGCCTCGCTCTCTGCCTGATCTTTGGCGGCCTGGTCGCTCACGCCAGCGCCCAACAACAGCCTTCCCAAAACACTCAACTCCCCAGCGCACCCACCCCTCAATCCGCCTCCGGAAGTATCAGGGGCACCGTCACCGACTCCGACGGAGCCATCATCGCCGGAGCCCGCATCACCCTTACCCGCGAAAACCTCGCACCCTCCACCCAAGACCAGCAAACCATCTCCAGCACCGACGGAAGCTTCTCCTTCTCCCGAATCCCTCCCGGCCCCTTCACCATCACCATCTCCGCCGCCGGATTCTCTCCCCGCCAACTATCCGGAACCCTCCAACCCGGCGAAAACTACGAGCCGTCTGTGATCTCCCTGCCGGAGGCCGCCACAATCATCGACATGCAGATTACCGCCTCGCCGCAGGAGGTGGCACAGGCACAGATCGAGGGCGAAGAAAAGCAGCGCGTCCTCGGCATCATTCCAAACTTCTACGTCAGCTATGTCTCTGACCCCGTCCCGCTCACCTCAAAACAGAAGTTCGAACTAGCCTGGAAGACCCTCATCGACCCCGTCACCTTCACAGCAACCGGATTCATCGCAGGCATCGAGCAAGCGCAGGACGACTTCGGCGGCTACGGACAAGGCGGACAGGGCTACGCCAAGCGCTACGCAGCCGCCTACGGAAACGCCATCGTCGGCACCGCCATCGGCAACGCCATCCTGCCCGCCATCCTCAAGCAGGACCCCCGCTACTTCTACAAAGGAACCGGCACCACCCGATCGCGCGCCCTTTACGCCATGGCAAACTCCGTCATCTGTAAAGGCGACAACGGACACTGGCAGCCCAACTACTCAGGCATCCTTGGCGGCGCGGCTGCAGGCAGCATCTCAAACTTCTACTACCCATCAGCCGACCGCAACGGCGCCACCCTGACCGTCGAAAATGCTGCACTCGGCATCGCCGGCAGCGCCATCCAAAATCTCTTTCAAGAATTCGTCGTCCGCAAGCTCACCCCCCACCTCCCTGACTACAAAACCCAGTCCGAGAACTAG
- the mfd gene encoding transcription-repair coupling factor, whose protein sequence is MVLPFVRELLADLEHSEAFERVRRHLSGGTGRRRVSGLTATARALYLPYFVHAAAAPSVIIVPDNKAAEALHAAVLAACELTGALPAESVLRLPAHDVLPFENLSPHSEIQETRAATLWKISHQSSSPRLIIAPVEAACMKLFSRDYYRALALHLRVGEEHLPDMLVEHLLSVGYTRVDVVEMPGQVTIRGGIIDVYSPEQDRPVRIDFFGDEIESIRKFDPETQRSSSPLDDALLLPLTETPVTEKLLSAINARLTRAGAAGAALEGGEEPVELQTHVATRTGEATVFPGWEFFAPVAGANQTLLDLLGPSTRVFIEEPAMVKNQGERWWNKVEQRHDRSGIGNLVRPEDIYLSPWDLDDRLRRFTGCELDQLGAVDILDADRSDLSEVDFATRPTQRFHGSIPALIDALNVLMKQDARILLTAPNQGEVERLAGLLQEYQLPYRLGSRSEAHGSSTVYSESSYLAGDLRTPVIVKTAIAAGVQILDLNKTTASQIIIFGAQDLSDEADVSARPVRRSKSKTAAFISDFRDLAVGDYVVHVEHGIAQYCGLRVIEENDAPPLELMILEFADEAKLYVPLTRLDLIQKYRSTDTGPAPQLNKLGSQSWQKTKARVKKAMADMTAELLKLYAQRESIQGTPFSPDTNMQREFEDAFDFNETDDQLTAIADIKRDMESTQPMDRLLCGDVGYGKTEVAMRAAFKAVQDSKQVAVLTPTTVLSFQHYESFKRRFANFPVNIEMISRFRTPKEQKEILEKVEQGKVDILIGTHRLLSKDLKFQDLGLLVVDEEQRFGVRHKERLKQMRTAIDVLAMSATPIPRTLHMSLVGLRDMSVIETPPKDRMAIQTIVAKFDEKLLRTAIEMELERGGQIYFVHNRVETIYDLASKIRELVPQARIVIGHGQLPEAELERVMLAFMNHEYDVLVATSIIENGLDIPLANTIIINRADRHGLSELYQLRGRVGRSNRRAYSYLLIPPETELTEIARRRLAALKEFSDLGAGFKIAALDLELRGAGNMLGGEQSGHIEAIGFELYTTMLEEAVRKMKGEEDKPAHATTVLNLGVSVRIDSDYIPEENQRLRMYKRIAGAEDYATLADVRAELQDRYGTPPESVLNLLAAGEIRLHCQQLGIAQIDRKRTQVEQNKVKTFVEMLHIKFAERNNDGASDVRSIDPGVLMKLVSRNTKRGAQFTPQGVLRWPLTSAKAEDVLAETRALLDALDAK, encoded by the coding sequence ATGGTTCTCCCCTTCGTCCGTGAACTCCTCGCGGACCTTGAACACTCTGAAGCGTTCGAGCGTGTACGCCGCCACCTGAGCGGAGGCACGGGCCGCCGTCGTGTGTCCGGACTGACCGCAACCGCGCGCGCCCTTTACCTGCCCTACTTCGTCCATGCAGCCGCTGCTCCGTCAGTCATCATCGTTCCGGACAACAAGGCCGCCGAGGCCCTCCACGCCGCCGTTCTCGCTGCCTGCGAACTCACGGGAGCCCTTCCAGCCGAATCCGTACTCCGCCTTCCGGCCCATGATGTCCTACCATTCGAAAACCTATCTCCCCACTCCGAGATCCAGGAGACGCGCGCTGCTACGCTGTGGAAGATAAGCCATCAATCCAGTTCCCCGCGCCTCATTATTGCTCCGGTAGAAGCAGCCTGCATGAAGCTCTTCTCCCGCGACTACTACCGCGCCCTTGCGCTTCATCTTCGGGTAGGGGAAGAGCACCTTCCCGATATGCTTGTTGAGCATCTGCTCTCCGTCGGATACACCCGCGTCGACGTCGTCGAGATGCCCGGCCAGGTCACCATCCGCGGCGGGATCATTGATGTCTATTCTCCCGAGCAGGATCGACCGGTTCGCATCGACTTCTTTGGTGACGAGATCGAATCCATCCGCAAGTTCGATCCTGAGACGCAGCGTTCTTCGTCGCCGCTTGACGACGCTCTTCTTCTTCCGCTGACCGAAACACCTGTTACTGAAAAGCTTTTGTCTGCGATCAACGCTCGTCTCACCCGCGCAGGTGCAGCTGGAGCGGCGCTTGAGGGCGGTGAAGAACCTGTCGAGCTCCAAACCCATGTTGCTACGCGCACTGGTGAAGCGACGGTCTTTCCCGGATGGGAGTTTTTTGCGCCTGTTGCCGGAGCGAATCAGACCCTGCTCGACCTGCTCGGTCCTTCGACTCGTGTGTTCATCGAAGAGCCTGCCATGGTCAAGAATCAGGGTGAGCGCTGGTGGAACAAGGTTGAGCAGCGGCATGACCGATCCGGTATAGGCAATCTCGTCCGCCCGGAAGACATCTATCTCTCTCCCTGGGACCTCGACGACCGGCTCCGGCGTTTCACTGGCTGCGAACTCGATCAGCTCGGCGCAGTAGACATCCTCGATGCGGATCGCAGCGATCTTTCCGAAGTAGACTTTGCAACCCGTCCTACGCAGCGCTTCCATGGTTCTATCCCTGCGTTGATTGATGCCCTCAACGTGCTCATGAAACAGGATGCGCGTATCCTGCTTACCGCGCCTAATCAAGGTGAGGTCGAGCGCCTTGCTGGCCTGCTTCAGGAGTATCAACTGCCATATCGCTTAGGCTCTCGCAGCGAGGCACACGGGAGTTCGACCGTCTACAGCGAGTCTAGTTATCTAGCTGGAGACCTGCGTACGCCGGTCATCGTTAAGACAGCGATTGCTGCTGGCGTACAGATACTTGACCTCAATAAGACTACCGCCAGTCAGATCATCATCTTCGGCGCGCAGGATTTATCGGACGAAGCTGATGTCTCTGCTCGTCCCGTTCGACGCAGCAAGTCCAAGACTGCTGCCTTCATCTCTGACTTCCGGGACCTCGCCGTTGGAGATTACGTAGTTCACGTCGAACATGGCATCGCCCAGTATTGCGGGCTGCGGGTGATTGAAGAGAACGATGCTCCGCCGCTTGAGTTGATGATCTTAGAGTTTGCCGACGAGGCTAAGCTCTATGTTCCGCTGACACGGTTGGATCTGATCCAGAAGTACCGGTCGACCGATACTGGTCCTGCGCCGCAGCTCAATAAGCTGGGAAGTCAGTCGTGGCAGAAGACGAAGGCTCGGGTCAAGAAGGCGATGGCGGATATGACCGCCGAGCTGCTCAAGCTCTATGCTCAGCGCGAGTCCATTCAGGGCACTCCTTTCTCGCCAGACACCAACATGCAGCGTGAGTTTGAAGATGCCTTCGACTTCAACGAGACTGACGATCAGTTGACTGCCATTGCCGATATCAAGCGCGATATGGAATCGACGCAGCCTATGGATCGACTGCTCTGCGGTGATGTTGGTTATGGGAAGACCGAAGTTGCCATGCGAGCTGCCTTCAAAGCTGTGCAGGACTCGAAGCAGGTCGCTGTGCTGACTCCTACTACTGTGCTGTCGTTCCAGCACTATGAGTCATTCAAGCGCCGCTTTGCCAACTTCCCTGTGAACATCGAGATGATCTCGCGCTTTCGTACGCCGAAGGAGCAGAAGGAGATCCTTGAGAAGGTGGAGCAGGGCAAGGTCGATATCCTTATTGGCACGCACAGGCTGTTGTCGAAGGATCTCAAGTTTCAGGATCTCGGTTTGCTCGTTGTGGATGAGGAGCAGCGGTTCGGCGTTCGGCATAAAGAGCGGCTGAAGCAGATGCGGACCGCGATCGATGTGCTTGCTATGTCGGCTACGCCGATTCCGCGAACGCTGCATATGTCGCTGGTTGGCCTGCGCGATATGTCGGTGATCGAAACTCCGCCGAAGGATCGCATGGCGATTCAGACGATTGTGGCGAAGTTCGATGAGAAGCTGCTGCGCACTGCGATTGAGATGGAGTTGGAGCGGGGCGGTCAGATCTACTTTGTCCACAATCGCGTTGAGACGATCTATGATCTTGCCTCGAAGATACGTGAGCTTGTGCCTCAGGCGCGTATCGTTATTGGTCATGGGCAGCTTCCGGAGGCGGAGCTTGAGCGGGTGATGCTGGCGTTCATGAACCATGAGTACGATGTGCTGGTTGCGACGAGCATCATCGAGAACGGGCTTGATATTCCGCTGGCGAACACGATCATTATTAATCGTGCGGATCGTCATGGGCTCTCGGAGCTTTATCAGCTTCGTGGGAGGGTGGGGCGTTCGAATCGTCGCGCTTATAGTTATCTGTTGATTCCTCCGGAGACGGAGCTTACTGAGATTGCTCGGCGGCGTTTGGCTGCTTTGAAAGAATTTTCTGACTTGGGGGCCGGGTTCAAGATCGCTGCGCTCGATCTGGAGTTGCGTGGAGCGGGCAATATGCTGGGTGGCGAGCAGTCTGGGCATATTGAGGCCATTGGGTTCGAGCTTTATACGACCATGCTTGAGGAGGCCGTGCGCAAGATGAAGGGTGAGGAGGACAAGCCTGCTCACGCGACTACGGTTCTCAATCTCGGCGTCAGTGTGCGGATCGACTCGGATTACATTCCGGAGGAGAATCAGCGGCTGCGGATGTATAAGCGCATCGCGGGAGCGGAGGATTACGCTACGCTCGCCGATGTTCGGGCGGAGTTGCAGGATCGGTATGGCACTCCTCCGGAGTCGGTGCTGAACCTGCTTGCGGCGGGTGAGATTCGGCTGCATTGTCAGCAGCTTGGGATTGCTCAGATCGACCGGAAGCGTACTCAGGTGGAGCAGAACAAGGTCAAGACGTTTGTCGAGATGCTTCACATCAAGTTCGCCGAGCGGAATAATGATGGCGCTTCCGATGTTCGGTCCATCGATCCTGGGGTTTTGATGAAACTGGTTAGCCGGAATACGAAGCGTGGGGCTCAGTTCACTCCGCAGGGTGTTTTGCGCTGGCCGCTTACGAGCGCCAAGGCGGAAGACGTTCTGGCGGAGACGCGTGCTCTGCTCGATGCTTTGGACGCCAAGTAA
- a CDS encoding substrate-binding domain-containing protein — protein MSMWSKGVILAIMAVLPLLEGCARHSKSERYYLIATNTSLPYWKTAAEGFQTAGAKYGVTTDVRGPATFDPQAEVEEFRKAVAQKPAGILVSVASSQLMVPEIDAALAAGIPVITMDSDAPESKRLYFIGTNNLEAGRLGGHRVVAQLNGKGNVVFFSNPGQPNLDERLKGYKDVFSSYPGIKIVEVFDIKGESGSAFDKAEEYLTRTGPAKIDAFISLESASGRDVGEAAKRAKAKGDAGRLVVAMDSDAATLQSIKDGNVDSTVAQKPYTMAFLGLKALDDIYHYPVKPLAADYALDPFAPFPALIDTGVALVDKSNVEAILTRKEAAGP, from the coding sequence ATGAGCATGTGGAGTAAAGGCGTCATCTTAGCGATCATGGCAGTTCTTCCCCTTCTGGAAGGATGCGCGCGGCATAGCAAGAGCGAGCGCTACTACCTTATTGCCACAAACACCAGCCTGCCGTACTGGAAGACAGCTGCCGAAGGGTTCCAAACAGCTGGCGCCAAATATGGTGTTACGACGGACGTACGGGGGCCGGCGACGTTTGATCCTCAGGCCGAAGTGGAAGAGTTCCGCAAGGCGGTAGCGCAAAAGCCTGCGGGAATTCTGGTGTCGGTAGCGAGCTCGCAGTTGATGGTTCCGGAGATTGATGCCGCGCTGGCAGCGGGGATTCCGGTGATCACGATGGACTCGGATGCTCCAGAGAGCAAGCGGCTGTACTTTATCGGCACAAATAATCTTGAGGCGGGCCGCCTGGGTGGTCACCGTGTAGTGGCACAGTTGAATGGCAAGGGAAACGTGGTGTTCTTCAGCAATCCGGGACAGCCAAATCTGGATGAGCGGCTGAAGGGTTATAAGGATGTGTTCTCCTCCTATCCGGGAATCAAGATTGTGGAGGTGTTCGACATCAAAGGAGAGTCGGGCTCGGCTTTCGACAAGGCCGAGGAGTATCTGACGAGAACCGGTCCGGCGAAGATCGATGCATTTATCTCCCTCGAGTCCGCTTCAGGCCGCGATGTGGGAGAGGCGGCGAAGCGGGCTAAGGCTAAGGGCGATGCGGGTAGGCTGGTCGTGGCCATGGATAGCGACGCAGCCACCCTACAGTCAATCAAGGACGGAAACGTCGACTCAACCGTTGCTCAAAAGCCTTACACGATGGCATTTCTTGGACTCAAGGCGCTGGATGATATCTATCACTATCCTGTGAAACCTCTAGCGGCAGACTATGCGCTCGACCCGTTCGCTCCTTTTCCAGCACTCATCGACACGGGAGTCGCGCTGGTGGATAAGAGTAACGTGGAGGCGATTCTGACCCGGAAGGAGGCTGCGGGGCCATAG
- a CDS encoding FmdB family zinc ribbon protein — protein sequence MPLYEYECTECHERTEKIQKFSDPEITICPHCSGHLERVLSAPAVSFKGGGWYADGYGNAKPKSSSESKSSSSDSGKSSSSSESSSASSAPAASTTTSTPAPAASSDKK from the coding sequence ATGCCGCTTTACGAATACGAATGCACCGAGTGCCACGAGCGCACGGAAAAGATCCAGAAATTCTCTGACCCCGAGATCACCATCTGCCCCCACTGCAGCGGCCATCTCGAGCGCGTCCTCTCTGCGCCCGCCGTCAGCTTCAAAGGCGGAGGCTGGTATGCCGACGGCTACGGCAACGCCAAGCCAAAATCCTCCAGCGAGAGCAAAAGCTCCTCATCGGACTCGGGCAAATCGTCCTCCAGCTCCGAAAGCTCTTCGGCTAGCTCCGCTCCAGCCGCGTCTACAACAACATCAACCCCAGCTCCGGCCGCCAGCTCCGACAAGAAATAG
- a CDS encoding DUF6496 domain-containing protein: MATKKATKKKSVKKTAAKKAPAKKTTAKKASSTRKYGTSVGKDVEREMKAMKQGKLTSGRSGKKVTSRKQAIAIALSEARKEGKKVPPPPE; this comes from the coding sequence ATGGCCACGAAGAAGGCAACGAAGAAGAAGTCCGTGAAGAAGACCGCGGCGAAAAAGGCGCCTGCCAAGAAGACTACTGCGAAGAAGGCGAGTTCGACGCGCAAGTACGGCACGTCGGTAGGCAAGGACGTCGAGCGCGAGATGAAGGCGATGAAGCAGGGCAAGCTGACGAGCGGGCGTAGCGGAAAGAAAGTGACAAGCCGCAAACAAGCGATTGCGATCGCATTATCCGAAGCGCGTAAAGAAGGAAAGAAGGTTCCTCCGCCACCAGAATAA
- the gatB gene encoding Asp-tRNA(Asn)/Glu-tRNA(Gln) amidotransferase subunit GatB produces the protein MSTATMLSPEILAKYQPVIGLEVHVQLLTESKAFCGCINQYGGEPNTHVCPTCLGLPGALPVLNRKAVEFAVLAAKAINCEIRETSIFSRKNYFYPDSPKGYQISQFDKPIAEHGWIEVPAFDAAGAAITKRVGVTRLHMEEDAGKSVHDGFADSVSKTYIDLNRCGTPLVEIVSEPDLRTADEVFEYLTKLKEILLYTGVSDCNMEEGSLRCDANVSVMLKGAKQFGTKAEVKNVNSFRYIRAAVEYEIERQIGVIEEGGRVVQESRLWNNAEGRTYSMRSKEQAHDYRYFPEPDLPPLVVGAEWQAEILKEMPELPEARRARMIAEYEISAQDAATLTATRAFADKFETAAKKAKSPKRVAALLTSELTMRLRLAGLELEQSPVSMDGVVMAADLAESGELSSKMLKQLLDISFEKNEDFPVVYEREKPQQISDAGAIEKMIDEVIAGNPKQVEQYRCGKKTVAAFFVGQVMRLSKGQANPALLNELVVKKLDS, from the coding sequence ATGTCTACCGCTACTATGCTTTCGCCTGAGATTCTTGCCAAGTACCAGCCTGTGATTGGGCTGGAGGTCCATGTTCAGCTATTGACGGAGTCGAAGGCCTTCTGCGGGTGCATCAATCAGTACGGCGGTGAACCGAATACGCATGTTTGCCCAACGTGCCTGGGGTTGCCGGGAGCGCTGCCGGTTCTGAATCGCAAGGCTGTGGAGTTTGCCGTGCTCGCAGCGAAGGCGATCAACTGCGAGATTCGCGAGACGAGCATCTTTTCGCGGAAGAATTATTTTTATCCGGATTCCCCGAAGGGGTATCAGATATCGCAGTTTGATAAGCCGATTGCGGAGCATGGTTGGATTGAGGTTCCAGCGTTCGATGCTGCGGGTGCGGCGATTACGAAGCGAGTTGGCGTGACGCGTCTCCACATGGAGGAAGACGCGGGCAAGAGCGTACACGATGGGTTCGCTGATTCGGTTTCGAAGACCTATATCGACCTGAACCGATGCGGGACGCCGCTGGTGGAGATTGTGAGCGAGCCCGATCTGCGGACCGCCGATGAGGTGTTCGAGTACCTGACGAAGCTGAAAGAGATTCTGCTGTACACGGGCGTGAGCGACTGCAACATGGAAGAGGGTTCGCTGCGCTGCGATGCGAATGTGAGCGTGATGCTGAAAGGCGCGAAGCAGTTCGGCACAAAGGCCGAGGTGAAGAACGTCAACAGCTTCCGATATATTCGCGCGGCGGTGGAGTACGAGATTGAACGGCAGATTGGCGTGATTGAAGAAGGCGGCAGGGTGGTGCAGGAGAGCCGGCTTTGGAATAACGCAGAGGGCCGGACGTACTCGATGCGCTCGAAGGAGCAGGCGCATGATTATCGGTATTTTCCGGAGCCGGATTTGCCGCCGCTGGTCGTGGGAGCTGAGTGGCAGGCGGAGATTCTAAAGGAGATGCCTGAGCTTCCGGAGGCGCGGCGAGCGCGCATGATCGCGGAGTATGAGATTTCGGCACAGGATGCGGCCACGCTGACGGCTACGCGGGCGTTCGCAGATAAGTTTGAGACGGCAGCCAAGAAGGCGAAGAGTCCAAAGCGTGTGGCTGCGCTGCTGACGAGCGAGTTGACGATGCGTCTGCGGCTGGCGGGATTGGAGTTGGAGCAGTCTCCGGTCTCGATGGATGGGGTCGTGATGGCCGCGGATCTGGCGGAGTCGGGCGAGCTTTCAAGCAAGATGCTGAAGCAGCTGCTGGATATCAGCTTCGAGAAGAACGAGGATTTCCCTGTTGTGTATGAGCGGGAGAAGCCGCAGCAGATCTCGGATGCCGGTGCGATCGAGAAGATGATCGATGAAGTGATTGCAGGAAATCCGAAGCAAGTGGAGCAGTATCGCTGCGGAAAGAAGACGGTGGCGGCGTTCTTTGTGGGGCAGGTGATGCGGCTGTCAAAGGGTCAGGCTAATCCTGCGCTGCTCAATGAACTGGTGGTGAAGAAGCTGGATAGTTAG